AGCTGCATCCGGATATCTATGCGCGCGCAAGTGAGCGGGAGCAGGAGTGGAGCCTGCGCAATGCGTCTCTCCTCAACGACGCGTATCGAACGCTGAAAGAACCAATTGCCCGCACGGAGTACCTCTTGCGGCTGGAAGGTGTGCCGATCGAGGAGGAGGGCAGACAGGCAGGCGCCCGCCAAAATACCTCTCGTGTACCTGAGGATCTGCTGGAAGAGGTCTTTGAGCTGAACATGCAGTTGGAAGAGATGCGGATGACCCGCAAATCCGGCGATGACGATCCTGCTCTGCGCGAAGAGCTTGTGCGGGTGAAGCAGCAATTTGAAGCGCAGTTGGGGGAGACGGACAACTCCCTGCAACAACTCTGGCAGCAGTGGGATGAGGCAGCGCCCGCATCCGCCGACAGCGTGAAGCAGCGCATGGTTGCGCTGCTGGATCGCCG
This window of the Acidisarcina sp. genome carries:
- the hscB gene encoding Fe-S protein assembly co-chaperone HscB; its protein translation is MPTAEEKFVDAACWNCAAPLSHAQLFCTGCGKVQPAPDGADYFEVFQLPRKLTIDTAALERQFYHLSRKLHPDIYARASEREQEWSLRNASLLNDAYRTLKEPIARTEYLLRLEGVPIEEEGRQAGARQNTSRVPEDLLEEVFELNMQLEEMRMTRKSGDDDPALREELVRVKQQFEAQLGETDNSLQQLWQQWDEAAPASADSVKQRMVALLDRRRYIRNLVRDVNETLDA